A single Aspergillus chevalieri M1 DNA, chromosome 3, nearly complete sequence DNA region contains:
- a CDS encoding arylsulfotransferase family protein (COG:S;~EggNog:ENOG410PK7H;~InterPro:IPR039535;~PFAM:PF05935,PF14269;~SECRETED:SignalP(1-27);~TransMembrane:1 (n7-22c27/28o583-601i)), with product MFAFNFLAGGLSPLLVAFLLACYTAVAEEVSSFKSRPDLFAPTFTVEVSDPRKLSPGFIFVGPYEKAYSPGPYLYDNYGNLVWSGWGNSGPGNAHGLHVCRYKGADHLCFFQGNQQKGYCRGHGVIMDNQYRIVRSVQPGGGMASSDMHEFKLINNGKSALMTVYQQRQFDMSPWNVRQGLGWVMESIFQEIDVETGKTLFEWRSLDHVDPSLSYTYPDHTDTSGTGLSPFAPWDYFHINSIDKNADGDYLISSRHTCAIYKISGKDGSIIWQLHGQNPSFTNINFSFSQQHDARWLSENATHTYLSLYNNGYNGFNQTHQYSSGMLILIDHVDMTATQLRDYMPPGKSMLSSSQGNMQVLNNSHVFMGWGNNAYVSEHDADGNLVFWGFLSQDLGFMNYRAQKFEWDANPTDVPALWSYSRSTEPYSPTTLYVSWNGATRVKFWRFYGSMNSTGPYTLLDELPKAGFETAYTDMNFYPWTHAEAVDGHGKVLGKSPNTFTFVPSPELQGYCTENDCGNALGYGFPDDPNTRPLIPPMGVNTVPWVDPDNPEKLFDWGVSGGQPEETSSADAASGSVYDYTNWAVGAVVVLIGAVAVQLIVSCCRRPRRGDQTYRDRRDSMDTLDDMSEDEPKPSETGERRRWWDWRTEDYLPLQERERRGR from the exons ATGTTCGCCTTCAACTTTCTTGCCGGGGGGCTTTCGCCTCTCTTGGTTGCCTTCTTGCTCGCCTGTTATACAGCGGTCGCAGAGGAAGTCTCATCCTTCAAATCG AGACCCGATCTCTTCGCTCCAACGTTCACCGTCGAGGTTAGCGATCCGAGAAAGCTTAGCCCTGGCTTTATTTTTGTTGGGCCGTACGAGAAGGCTTATAGTCCGGGCCCGTATCTTTATGATAATTATGGG AACCTAGTATGGAGCGGTTGGGGCAATTCAGGCCCTGGGAACGCCCATGGTTTGCACGTTTGTCGCTACAAAGGAGCAGACCACCTCTGCTTTTTCCAGGGAAACCAGCAGAAAGGATACTGTCGCGGCCATGGCGTTATTATGGATAACCAGTATCGAATCGTGCGCTCGGTGCAGCCGGGCGGTGGCATGGCGTCGAGCGACATGCACGAGTTCAAACTTATCAACAACGGCAAATCCGCCCTGATGACCGTCTACCAGCAGCGTCAATTCGACATGAGTCCCTGGAACGTGCGACAGGGTCTTGGCTGGGTTATGGAGAGCATCTTCCAGGAGATTGACGTCGAGACTGGCAAGACGCTGTTCGAATGGCGCTCGCTCGACCATGTTGATCCGTCGCTCAGTTATACCTACCCCGATCACACGGATACTTCAGGTACTGGGCTGAGCCCGTTTGCGCCGTGGGATTATTTCCATATCAACTCGATCGATAAGAATGCGGATGGCGACTATTTGATCTCGTCACGTCATACGTGCGCCATCTACAAAATCTCCGGCAAGGACGGTTCAATTATTTGGCAACTGCATGGCCAGAACCCCTCGTTCACCAACATCAACTTTAGTTTCTCGCAGCAGCACGATGCGCGCTGGTTGTCTGAGAATGCAACTCATACGTACTTGTCGCTCTACAACAACGGTTACAATGGCTTCAACCAGACCCATCAGTACTCGTCTGGCATGctcatcctcatcgaccATGTGGACATGACGGCCACCCAGCTGCGAGACTACATGCCTCCAGGCAAGAGCATGCTCAGCTCCAGCCAAGGCAACATGCAAGTCCTGAACAACAGTCATGTATTCATGGGCTGGGGCAACAATGCCTACGTCTCTGAGCATGACGCAGACGGCAACCTCGTTTTCTGGGGCTTCCTATCCCAGGATCTAGGATTCATGAATTACCGCGCCCAGAAATTCGAATGGGATGCCAACCCAACAGACGTCCCGGCTCTATGGTCCTATTCCAGATCTACAGAACCCTACTCCCCAACAACACTCTACGTCAGCTGGAACGGCGCCACTCGCGTCAAATTCTGGCGATTCTACGGTTCCATGAACTCCACGGGTCCTTACACCCTGCTCGACGAACTACCCAAAGCGGGGTTTGAGACTGCATACACCGACATGAACTTCTACCCATGGACCCATGCGGAAGCAGTAGACGGGCATGGGAAGGTGTTGGGCAAGTCCCCCAACACCTTCACATTCGTACCCTCACCGGAGCTGCAAGGTTACTGCACCGAGAACGACTGCGGGAATGCACTGGGTTACGGCTTCCCAGATGATCCAAACACAAGACCGCTGATTCCGCCCATGGGCGTCAACACAGTGCCCTGGGTTGATCCGGATAATCCGGAGAAGTTGTTTGATTGGGGGGTTTCCGGTGGGCAGCCTGAAGAGACATCTTCCGCTGATGCTGCTTCTGGAAGTGTATACG ATTATACCAATTGGGCTGTGGGTGCCGTGGTTGTGCTTATTGGGGCCGTGGCAGTGCAGCTGATCGTCAGCTGCTGTCGTCGACCGCGACGGGGGGATCAGACATACCGGGATAGGCGCGATTCGATGGACACTCTGGACGACATGTCAGAGGACGAGCCGAAGCCGTCAGAGACGGGAgagcggcggcggtggtgggaTTGGAGGACAGAAGACTACTTGCCACTGCAAGAGCGGGAACGACGGGGGAGGTGA
- a CDS encoding sulfotransferase family protein (COG:S;~EggNog:ENOG410PFKR;~InterPro:IPR040632,IPR027417;~PFAM:PF17784;~TransMembrane:1 (o258-280i)) has translation MSLTYSDNLAPQPITDVFTSDTCIDRRKCHRTVPMKVLALGVGRTGTASLRIALERLGYLKCYHMMSASMENPPDCLMWHDALLAKYDGVGEFGRKEWDQLLGDCQAVCDWPACAFAKELIEAYPNAKVILTTRDVDSWHASVMKTVWWRVSDWEHSFVSNFSWAAGMYYPMLSKFFQTFFRGDFPNKGKQVYEDHVAEIRSMVPPERLLEYQIGDGWAPLCEFLGEDIPDTQFPRGNDMADFFKRCRGRNRRQMLNAALQAFTMGGTILATGLAATMAFKRFAR, from the exons ATGTCTTTGACCTACTCGGACAATCTCGCCCCACAACCCATTACCGATGTCTTCACCAGCGACACATGCATCGACCGAAGAAAGTGTCACCGGACGGTGCCCATGAAGGTGCTGGCCCTCGGTGTGGGACGCACTGGAACGGCTTCGCTGCGCATTGCCCTTGAGCGCCTGGGGTATCTCAAGTGTTACCATATGATGTCCGCGAGCATGGAGAACCCCCCGGACTGCTTGATGTGGCATGATGCTCTGCTTGCCAAGTACGATGGTGTTGGTGAATTTGGTCGCAAGGAATGGGACCAGCTTTTGGGTGACTGCCAGGCTGTCTGTGACTGGCCTGCTTGTGCCTTTGCTAAGGAGCTTATCGAGGCGTACCCCAACGCCAAGGTTATCCTGACTACCCGTGATGTGGACTCGTGGCATGC TTCTGTCATGAAGACCGTCTGGTGGCGTGTCTCCGACTGGGAACACAGCTTCGTTTCCAACTTCAGCTGGGCTGCTGGCATGTACTACCCCATGCTGAGCAAGTTCTTCCAGACCTTCTTCCGCGGCGACTTCCCCAATAAGGGCAAGCAGGTCTACGAGGACCACGTCGCCGAGATCCGCAGCATGGTGCCTCCCGAGCGCCTGCTTGAATACCAGATCGGCGACGGCTGGGCCCCGCTGTGCGAGTTCCTCGGGGAGGATATCCCCGACACCCAGTTCCCTCGTGGCAATGACATGGCCGACTTCTTCAAGCGCTGCCGCGGCCGTAACAGGCGCCAGATGCTCAACGCTGCTCTGCAGGCGTTCACCATGGGTGGTACCATCTTGGCCACTGGGTTGGCTGCCACTATGGCCTTCAAGCGCTTTGCCCGGTGA
- the APS2 gene encoding AP-2 complex subunit sigma (COG:U;~EggNog:ENOG410PMYN;~InterPro:IPR016635,IPR022775,IPR011012,IPR027156;~PFAM:PF01217;~go_component: GO:0030122 - AP-2 adaptor complex [Evidence IEA];~go_function: GO:0035615 - clathrin adaptor activity [Evidence IEA];~go_process: GO:0015031 - protein transport [Evidence IEA];~go_process: GO:0016192 - vesicle-mediated transport [Evidence IEA];~go_process: GO:0072583 - clathrin-dependent endocytosis [Evidence IEA]), producing MVLSFILVQNRQGKTRLAKWYAPYSDEEKVKLKGEVHRLVAPRDQKYQSNFVEFKRSTKVVYRRYAGLFFCVCVDANDNELAYLEAIHFFVEVLDQFFGNVCELDLVFNFYKVYAILDEVFLAGEIEETSKQVVLTRLEHLDKLE from the exons ATGGTTCTCTCTTTCATCTTAGTGCAGAATCGCCA GGGCAAGACGCGCCTGGCGAAATGGTATGCGCCGTACAGT GATGAGGAGAAAGTGAAGCTTAAGGGCGAA GTCCACCGTCTTGTCGCGCCGAGAGATCAGAAATACCAGTCGAATTTCGTCGAGTTCAAACGGAGTACCAAAGTGGTGTACCGACGATATGCCGGGTTGTTCTTCTGTGTGTGTGTCGATGCCAACGACAACGAGTTAGCGTATCTCGAGGCGATACATTTCTTCGTGGAGGTTCTGGACCAGTTCTTTGGGAACGTGTGTGAGCTGGATCTTGTCTTCAACTTCTATAAG GTTTATGCGATTCTGGACGAGGTCTTCCTTGCGGGTGAAATCGAAGAGACCAGCAAACAAGTCGTCCTGACAAGGCTGGAACATCTGGATAAATTGGAGTAA
- a CDS encoding uncharacterized protein (COG:S;~EggNog:ENOG410PPF2) has translation MPVYLLYGFRWPRAGFTGIRVYIVLNNLENATAEYLQQPETTRLLLESFKKNESNIVARLPDLRFIEQYDPEDITSETAVSQPYAYVAARVIEMPDPNTPGNNICWDMEELNKDSGLSEEASNAITEFRDKYAAGEKLGWYVVYNGDPERYFPETDEETVEDDDEDMMDEEYTSNDIGSNNNFGEPERPKTFSGSRFSEKITRLFKKNSNSTP, from the exons ATGCCGGTATACCTCCTTTACGGCTTCCGTTGGCCGCGCGCCGGCTTCACAGGTATTCGGGTCTACATCGTCCTCAACAACCTGGAGAACGCGACGGCCGAATACCTGCAGCAACCGGAAACCACACGCCTGCTCCTCGAATCATTCAAGAAGAACGAATCCAATATCGTGGCGAGACTACCGGACTTGAGATTCATCGAACAGTACGACCCCGAAGACATCACGAGCGAGACCGCGGTTAGCCAGCCGTACGCCTATGTTGCGGCGAGAGTGATTGAGATGCCAGACCCCAATACACCCGGGAACAACATTTGCTGGGATATGGAGGAGCTCAACAAGGATTCTGGGTTATCGGAGGAGGCATCTAACGCAATAACGGAGTTTCGAGATAAATATGCCGCGGGGGAGAAGCTTGGGTGGTATGTCGTTTATAATGGGGATCCGGAGAGATATTTTCCTGAGACGGATGAAGAGACcgttgaagatgatgacgaagacaTGATGGACGAGGAGTATACAAGTAATGATATTGGCTCCAATAATAACTTCGGGGAACCGGAAAGGCCTAAGACTTTTTCGGGG TCACGATTCTCGGAGAAAATCACGAGGCTGTTTAAAAAAAATAGCAATTCTACTCCATGA
- the dph5 gene encoding diphthine synthase (BUSCO:EOG09263JW5;~COG:J;~EggNog:ENOG410PGKF;~InterPro:IPR035996,IPR014777,IPR014776,IPR000878, IPR004551;~PFAM:PF00590;~go_function: GO:0004164 - diphthine synthase activity [Evidence IEA];~go_function: GO:0008168 - methyltransferase activity [Evidence IEA];~go_process: GO:0017183 - peptidyl-diphthamide biosynthetic process from peptidyl-histidine [Evidence IEA]), with the protein MLYLVGLGLADETDITVKGLEAVKKAERVYLEAYTSILLVEKEKLEAFYGRPVIVADRELVESGSDEILADADKTDVAFLVVGDPFGATTHTDLVLRARELGIESKVIPNASIMSGIGCTGLQLYNFGQTVSMVFFTENWKPSSYYDRVKENVDLGLHTLVLLDIKVKEPSLENLARGRMIYEPPRYMTVAQCASQMLETEEERKGGAFGPDSLAVGAARVGAADQRLVAGTLKELAEVDMGRPLHSLVLLGRKTHDLERDYIREFAVDKATFDACWQKAYGASS; encoded by the exons ATGCTGTACCTCGTTGGACTCGGTCTCGCCGATGAGACTGACATCACAGTCAAGGGATTGGAGGCCGTCAAGAAGGCCGAGAGAGTCTACCTCGAAGCCTACACCAGCATTTTGCTTGTGGAGAAGGAAAAGCTA GAAGCTTTCTATGGGCGCCCTGTTATTGTAGCAGACAGAGAATTAGTCGAGAGCGGCAGCGATGAGATCCTCGCAGACGCTGACAAGACCGACGTCGCATTCCTGGTTGTCGGCGATCCGTTCGG AGCGACTACGCACACAGATCTGGTCCTCCGGGCCCGCGAACTCGGCATCGAAAGCAAGGTCATCCCCAACGCCTCGATCATGTCTGGCATCGGTTGCACCGGTCTGCAGCTCTACAACTTCGGCCAGACAGTGAGCATGGTGTTCTTCACCGAGAACTGGAAGCCCTCGTCCTACTACGACAGAGTGAAGGAGAACGTCGACTTGGGTCTTCATACGCTGGTGCTCTTGGATATCAAGGTCAAGGAACCATCGCTGGAGAACCTCGCCAGAGGACGGATGATCTACGAACCCCCGAGGTACATGACGGTCGCACAATGCGCCAGCCAGATGCTGGAGACCGAGGAGGAGCGGAAGGGAGGTGCGTTTGGACCGGACAGTCTGGCCGTTGGCGCTGCGCGGGTTGGCGCTGCGGACCAGAGATTGGTGGCAGGTACTCTAAAGGAGCTCGCGGAGGTGGACATGGGCCGGCCGCTTCACAGTTTGGTCTTGTTGGGACGGAAGACGCACGATCTCGAGAGGGATTACATTCGTGAGTTTGCCGTTGACAAGGCGACTTTCGACGCGTGCTGGCAAAAGGCGTATGGCGCCAGCTCGTGA
- the SPT3 gene encoding transcriptional regulator SPT3 (COG:K;~EggNog:ENOG410PHPH;~InterPro:IPR009072,IPR003195;~PFAM:PF02269;~go_function: GO:0046982 - protein heterodimerization activity [Evidence IEA];~go_process: GO:0006366 - transcription by RNA polymerase II [Evidence IEA]), which translates to MSDRTPKYRQEIQQMMFVSGETAEPSVETTTLIEEIVRQQVIEILIRSTALATRRGVRSISTDDLIFLIRHDKAKVSRLRTFLSWKDVRKNVKDSDDKGGADAADFAGADDPLAAGAVAGPQDMASKPKNKRAKVGLVWDVNSFYSVQVPERDDEEDEEEEEQNYATLQRLAAADERTKHMTKEEYVFWSECRQASFTYRKSKRFREWAGFGIVTESKPNDDIVDILGFLTFEIVQTLTEEALKVKEREDHEKNRRGPAVNGGENPKKRKRETGLFDPPEEGRTPVEPRHIREAYRKLQATPNRQVAMLLHNGRIPSRFPLRLI; encoded by the exons ATGTCGGATCGAACTCCCAAGTATCGGCAGGAGATCCAGCAG ATGATGTTCGTCTCTGGAGAGACTGCAGAACCGTCGGTTGAAACAACAACTTTAATCGAAGAAATCGTACGCCAACAAGTTATTGAAATT CTTATACGAAGCACGGCCTTAGCCACCCGTCGTGGAGTCCGTTCAATCTCCACGGACGATCTGATCTTCTTAATCCGCCATGACAAAGCAAAAGTCTCACGACTAAGGACATTCCTTTCTTGGAAAGATGTACGAAAGAACGTCAAAGATTCAGACGACAAGGGCGGTGCCGATGCAGCCGACTTTGCAGGTGCCGATGACCCTCTTGCAGCTGGTGCTGTCGCTGGGCCGCAAGATATGGCATCTAAACCCAAGAACAAGAGGGCTAAAGTTGGCCTTGTTTGGGATGTGAACAGTTTCTACTCGGTGCAGGTTCCGGAAagggatgatgaagaggatgaggaagaggaggagcaaAACTATGCGACGCTTCAGCGTCTCGCGGCTGCAGATGAAAGAACGAAGCATATGACGAAAGAGGAATACGTGTTCTGGTCTGAATGCCGGCAAGCATCATTTACCTACCGCAAGAGCAAGCGTTTTCGTGAATGGGCTGGATTTGGCATTGTGACCGAGTCAAAGCCAAATGACGATATCGTGGACATTCTTGGTTTCCTTACCTTCGAGATCGTCCAGACTTTAACTGAAGAAGCGCTGAAGGTCAAGGAGCGGGAAGACCACGAAAAGAACAGACGCGGGCCAGCAGTTAATGGGGGCGAGAACccgaagaagcgcaagcggGAGACTGGTCTGTTCGATCCTCCAGAAGAGGGCCGGACTCCCGTGGAGCCAAGACATATCCGCGAGGCGTATCGCAAGCTTCAGGCAACCCCTAACAGACAGGTCGCCATGCTTCTTCATAATGGGCGCATCCCATCGCGGTTTCCTTTAAGATTG ATTTGA
- a CDS encoding blue light-inducible protein Bli-3 (COG:S;~EggNog:ENOG410PNB9;~InterPro:IPR012349,IPR038725;~PFAM:PF01243,PF16242) — protein sequence MTDSISTTNRNAAVDPYKAHNYEDLPLDQKINDLVSFVQGIKYGMLTTKLSNDSDLLASRCMALAGQENGGIDLLFHTNLFSGKTMDLTVHPTETNMSFLDPVSGAWASISGTAHIIGDPKVVEKYYSPVLKTWLGDMGDGVHDGGPADPRIGVIKLEAKLATYTLARKGIVGRAVDEVRGVVKGDVPAINKIREVSQSELAEWRRTHK from the exons ATGACCGACTCCATCAGCACTACCAACAGAAACGCAGCCGTCGACCCCTACAAGGCTCACAACTACGAAGACCTTCCTCTTGACCAAAAAATCAATGACCTGGTCAGCTTCGTCCAAGGAATCAAATATGGGATGTTAACGACCAAGCTGTCCAATGATTCCGACCTTCTTGCCTCACGGTGTATGGCTTTAGCCGGACAG GAAAATGGTGGCATCGACCTCCTCTTCCATACAAACCTCTTCTCCGGCAAAACTATGGATCTCACCGTCCACCCCACCGAAACCAACATGTCCTTCCTCGACCCCGTCAGCGGTGCCTGGGCATCCATCTCCGGCACGGCCCATATCATCGGTGACCCCAAGGTCGTTGAGAAATACTACTCGCCCGTGCTGAAGACCTGGCTAGGTGACATGGGTGACGGCGTGCATGATGGAGGCCCTGCTGATCCGCGGATCGGTGTTATCAAGCTCGAGGCGAAGTTGGCGACGTACACCCTGGCACGAAAGGGGATTGTTGGTAGAGCGGTTGATGAGGTTAGGGGTGTCGTTAAGGGTGATGTGCCTGCGATTAACAAGATTCGGGAGGTGAGCCAGTCGGAATTGGCTGAAT GGCGCCGGACGCACAAATAA
- a CDS encoding U4/U6-U5 snRNP complex subunit SNU23 (COG:S;~EggNog:ENOG410PPJX;~InterPro:IPR036236,IPR040107,IPR022755,IPR003604, IPR013087;~PFAM:PF12171,PF12874;~go_component: GO:0005681 - spliceosomal complex [Evidence IEA];~go_function: GO:0003676 - nucleic acid binding [Evidence IEA];~go_function: GO:0008270 - zinc ion binding [Evidence IEA];~go_process: GO:0000398 - mRNA splicing, via spliceosome [Evidence IEA]), with protein MTGKQPTAAPSSDTAFRKTWDREEYAKKAADDETRRKEEGKARYEAKLLGKKWHAPVDYSTLEATTSRKNRLDVASMVGKTTIVPSGSAVGKRGRGAGFYCSDCDLTFKDNLQLVEHLNSKQHLIATGQSGEVVQAGVEDVRLRLRMLAHQRRVKAEEDRRVWQLDLGERLKEREEQDAKEREEKRRKRNEKRRKGGENGIKQEESWEGRLGIIA; from the coding sequence ATGACCGGCAAACAACCCACCGCCGCCCCCTCCAGCGACACCGCCTTCCGCAAAACCTGGGATCGCGAAGAATACGCCAAAAAAGCCGCCGACGACGAAACCCGCCgcaaagaagaaggcaaAGCGCGCTACGAAGCCAAACTCCTCGGCAAAAAATGGCATGCTCCAGTCGACTATTCCACCCTCGAAGCCACAACCTCGCGCAAGAACCGTCTCGATGTCGCGTCGATGGTTGGCAAGACCACGATTGTGCCCAGTGGTTCTGCGGTGGGCAAACGGGGTCGCGGGGCGGGGTTTTACTGCTCGGACTGTGATCTCACATTCAAGGATAATTTGCAGCTCGTGGAGCATTTGAATAGTAAGCAGCATTTGATTGCGACGGGACAGAGTGGGGAGGTTGTGCAGGCGGGTGTGGAGGATgtgaggttgaggttgaggatgtTGGCACATCAGAGGAGGGTTAAGGCTGAGGAGGACAGGCGTGTGTGGCAGTTGGATCTGGGTGAAAGGTTGAAGGAGAGGGAAGAACAGGATGCTAAAGAGCGAGAGGAGAAGAGGCGCAAGCGAAACGAGAAGCGTCGGAAGGGTGGTGAGAATGGTATCAAGCAAGAAGAGAGCTGGGAAGGGCGACTGGGAATCATCGCATAA
- a CDS encoding uncharacterized protein (COG:D;~EggNog:ENOG410PPAQ;~InterPro:IPR001370;~MEROPS:MER0018608;~PFAM:PF00653), translating to MSQEMETLEARLASFEAVLQPGRRRNSSAKSTKPITWPHIRPSPAELAHAGFYYEPYETNPDNTRCFLCESALDGWEEEDNPITEHLTLSQNCGWAIMKDIERHSSNPAEIEDPTSEKISGARSATFGLYWPHDGKKGWICQSEKMVAGGWYFCANEESNDLASCAYCKLSLDGWEPKDDPYEEHYRRSSDCSFFVFAQNPNKKTKASRSKKSRTSKASRLSTQSTASEAPTVDLEDQVDEILVSETSSKTKNTKKSSRSKAKTTKSKEADTVDTDDQMDVDGTAYEDPEPPKPKRATRGKKRTSEEVSQSYGNEVDTETTEQPEPAPKRRATRTRNSTIQQDYGASNDVTTAVTEERSEVAPQEEEPKKGRRTKKNASTKGRQVSEVSASKTPPTSRTPDDAELDAALEADLEADPPSPEEKRAETTTKQTSKKLKSSKKSKPSPEAQNPTDTPEHDERQNIPDEIPEEDQVEPVETEPRTQAKSSKSSGKRKAKGSKSQEKVSKSRESPRIEREDAEATAPKRHGPLVSVEISTKKPERLTEAEPPSDEEAPKPKKASAGKSTKPKKQSESPAKPPEPEPEPEQEEEDEGHIEDVQDQEPAQVGSPERSEATPEQEPEHEKQPEDLSARRSSRRSSGIPPKTIERYSDIPQEKQFAKSLTDSHTSDTPVQQKNTRQFERPASGSISPFPSTPRESASLSPQSSDAENQPPSTKPSASRNFATSPSKQPSERTPLAVGTPSPSKRNANAGGLKTSRPWTPIDIEGILFARDGDKENASPGGKASGSLTSPEKKMTVEEWILWNAKNGEERLKQECERLVSQFEKEGGRAMRVLEGIECID from the exons AATAACCTGGCCGCATATCAGGCCTTCGCCAGCTGAG CTGGCGCATGCAGGTTTCTACTATGAACCCTACGAGACGAACCCTGATAATACAAGATGCTTCCTATGCGAGAGTGCACTTGATGGgtgggaggaagaggacaaTCCAATCACAGAACACCTGACATTATCGCAAAACTGTGGGTGGGCGATTATGAAGGATATCGAGCGGCATAGCTCAAACCCCGCCGAGATTGAAGACCCGACAAGCGAGAAGATTTCCGGAGCCAGGTCAGCAACATTTGGCTTATATTGGCCGCATGATGGAAAAAAGGGCTGGATATGTCAGTCGGAAAAG ATGGTCGCCGGTGGTTGGTACTTCTGCGCCAACGAAGAGAGTAACGACCTGGCTAGCTGCGCCTATTGCAAATTGTCTCTCGATGGATGGGAACCAAAGGATGATCCTTA TGAGGAACATTACCGAAGATCTTCAGATTGTTCCTTCTTTGTGTTTGCGCAGAATCCcaacaaaaagacaaaggcCTCCCGGTCGAAAAAGTCACGAACCTCCAAGGCGTCTCGTCTCTCGACACAGTCCACCGCCTCGGAAGCACCTACGGTGGATCTTGAGGACCAGGTTGATGAGATTCTTGTGTCAGAAACGTCCTCCAAGACAAAGAACACCAAAAAGTCATCTAGATCCAAGGCGAAAACCACAAAGTCAAAGGAGGCAGACACGGTGGATACGGATGACCAGATGGATGTTGATGGTACCGCATACGAAGACCCTGAACCTCCGAAGCCAAAGCGCGCGACCAGAGGCAAGAAACGCACGAGTGAAGAGGTTAGCCAGAGCTACGGGAACGAGGTCGACACAGAAACGACGGAACAGCCTGAGCCAGCTCCCAAAAGGCGAGCAACAAGAACACGCAACAGCACTATTCAACAGGATTATGGTGCTTCGAACGATGTGACTACAGCGGTTACAGAAGAGCGAAGCGAGGTTGCTCCCCAGGAAGAGGAGCCAAAGAAGGGCCGTCGGACCAAGAAAAACGCATCAACAAAAGGCCGCCAAGTCTCTGAAGTCTCAGCATCAAAAACACCTCCGACCTCACGCACACCTGACGATGCCGAGCTGGATGCGGCACTTGAAGCTGACCTTGAAGCGGATCCGCCAAGCCCCGAAGAGAAACGCGCAGAGACAACCACTAAGCAGACGTCGAAGAAATTGAAGTCCAGCAAGAAATCCAAGCCGAGTCCAGAAGCACAAAATCCCACAGATACGCCAGAACACGACGAGAGACAAAATATACCGGACGAAATCCCTGAGGAGGATCAGGTAGAGCCTGTCGAAACAGAGCCGCGGACCCAGGCAAAATCAAGCAAGAGCTCCGGCAAACGCAAAGCCAAGGGATCTAAATCGCAAGAGAAGGTCTCCAAATCTCGGGAATCACCCAGGATTGAGAGAGAGGATGCTGAAGCAACTGCTCCTAAACGCCATGGGCCTCTCGTGTCCGTGGAAATATCAACTAAGAAACCAGAACGATTGACCGAAGCGGAACCCCCAAGCGATGAGGAAGCACCGAAACCTAAGAAAGCGTCTGCAGGCAAGAGCACGAAACCAAAGAAACAAAGTGAATCGCCAGCGAAACCGCCTGAGCCTGAACCCGAACCCGagcaagaggaagaggacgaaggACACATCGAAGACGTTCAAGACCAAGAGCCTGCACAAGTCGGTTCGCCAGAACGGAGCGAAGCAACACCAGAACAGGAACCAGAGCATGAGAAACAACCTGAAGATCTATCTGCTCGCCGGTCATCACGCCGGTCATCAGGTATTCCGCCGAAAACGATTGAAAGGTACAGCGACATTCCGCAGGAGAAGCAATTTGCAAAAAGCTTGACAGACTCGCATACCTCGGATACCCCCGTTCAGCAAAAGAATACTAGACAATTCGAAAGACCGGCCAGCGGTTCCATATCGCCCTTTCCATCGACCCCTCGAGAATCAGCGTCTCTATCGCCACAGTCCTCTGACGCTGAAAACCAACCGCCATCCACTAAGCCTTCGGCGTCACGGAATTTTGCAACGTCCCCGTCCAAACAACCTTCTGAGCGAACTCCCTTGGCGGTTGGtacaccatcaccatccaAGCGGAATGCAAATGCAGGCGGCTTGAAGACATCACGCCCTTGGACTCCGATTGACATCGAGGGTATTCTCTTTGCAAGGGATGGCGACAAGGAGAACGCCAGTCCGGGAGGTAAAGCAAGCGGAAGCTTGACTAGTccggagaagaagatgacGGTGGAGGAGTGGATTCTCTGGAATGCAAAGAACGGAGAGGAGCGATTGAAACAGGAGTGCGAAAGGCTTGTCAGCCAATTCGAAAAGGAGGGAGGACGGGCCATGCGCGTTTTGGAGGGTATTGAATGCATTGATTAA